GCGGTTCCTATATCTGCATCGAAGGACCCCAGTTTTCCAGCCGCGCCGAATCGCATCTGTACCGTCAATGGGGCGTTGACGTGATTGGCATGACCAACGTGACCGAGGCCAAACTGGCGCGGGAAGCCGGACTGTGTTATGCGACGCTGGCGCTGGTAACCGATTACGATTGCTGGAAAGTGGAAGAAGAGGAAGTGACGCTGGAAGCCGTTTTGGAAATCATGCACAAGAATGTGGAGATGGCCCAGCGCGTATTGAAGGATCTCATTGGACGTCTGGAAACGGCGCCGTCGTGGAATTGCAAAAAGGCCGCGGCAAATGCGATTGTTACCGACCGGAGTCTGATCCCCGAAAAATTGAAAAAGGACATGTCGATTCTGTTCGAGGAGTTATCGTGAAGCGAAGCCAGTCAGAAAAATTATTCGAAGAAGCCCAACGCTACATGCCCGGCGGCGTTAACAGCCCGGTGCGAGCGTTCAAATCCGTTGGCGGTCATCCCCTGTTCATTCAAAGCGCGCAGGGCGCGCGTATCACCGACGCGGACGGCAATGAATTCATCGACTACGTCGGTTCCTGGGGACCGTTGATTCTGGGTCATGCGCACCCGCGCATCGTCGAGGCGATCACGAAACAGGCAAAAATCGGAACCAGTTACGGCGCGCCCACAACGATGGAAATTGATCTGGCAAAAAAGGTGGTCGACTGCGTTCCCTCCATCGAAATGGTGCGTATGGTCAACTCCGGCACCGAAGCGGTGATGAGCGCCTTGCGGTTGGCCCGCGGCGTTACCGGTCGAGATTTTATCGTGAAGTTTGAGGGCTGTTATCACGGCCACGGCGACAGCTTGCTGGTTAAGGCGGGATCGGGGCTGGCCTCTCTGGGCATTCCGGATTCGCCGGGTATTGTTGACGATCTGGCTCACAAAACCCTGACGCTTCCCTACAACGACAGCGATAAAGTTCGTGAATTGTTTGACAAGCGCGGCGATGAAATCGCCTGTCTGATTGTGGAACCCATCGCCGGCAATATGGGCGTGGTGCCTCCGCGACCCGGATTTTTGCAGACCCTGCGCGAGGTCACACAGGAGCATGGCGCCTTGCTGATATTTGACGAAGTCATCACCGGCTTCCGCGTTGGACTGGGCGGCGCCCAGGAATTGTATGGCATCCAACCGGATCTGACCACGCTTGGAAAAATCATCGGCGGCGGTTTACCCGTTGGAGCTTACGGCGGAAGCGCAAAATTGATGTCCAATATTTCCCCTGTTGGGCCGGTGTATCAGGCCGGAACCTTGTCGGGAAATCCATTGGCGATGGTGGCCGGTAGCGCCATGCTGGAGGCGCTGTCTGAGCCGGGACTGTATGAATCTCTGGATGCAATGGCAAAAACTTTATGCGACGGCTTTCAACAACACGCCGATCGATTGGGAATTCCCGTGCAGATTCAGCGCGTCGGTTCCATGTTTTCGATGTTTTTCACGGATCAGGAGATCGTCGATTTTGCCTCTGTCAAAACCGCCGATGCGGATTTTTTCAAGAAATATTTTAACGCTCTGTTGGAAGAGGGCGTGGCGATAGCGCCTTCTGCGTTTGAAGCGGGCTTTGTCAACGCCGCTCATACTAATGAAGATATCGAAAAAACGCTTGAAGCGATGGGCACGGCGCTCGGCCGGGCGATGAATAAATAATTACAAAGCAAGGCGCGGCCTCAGAATCTGACGGATCGCGATTAAAAAATTAAATGCAGGCTGAAAATTCCAGGGAGCGAATGCGATGAGCGAGATTGTTGGCTTACAGGCGAGACAAGTGTTGGATTCCAGAGGCAACCCCACGGTTGAGGTTGATATCTTGCTCGAATCAGGCATCACCGGACGGGCGATGGTTCCTTCCGGCGCGTCTACGGGGTCAAGAGAAGCGGTGGAGCTGCGCGACGGCGATCCCAAGAAATATATGGGCAAGGGAACGCTGAAAGCCGTCAATAACGTGAACTCCAAAATCGCTCCGGAACTGGTCGGCATTGAAGTCACCGAGCAGGTCTTGATCGACACCCTGCTTGTTGAAATAGACGGGAGCAAAAACAAGAGCAAGCTGGGGGCCAATGCAATCCTCGGCGTTTCCCTGGCGGTGGCCCGGGCGGCGGCGAACGAGCTGGAGTTGCCGCTGTTCCAATACATCGGCGGCACCAACGCCAAAGAGCTTCCCGTTCCGATGATGAACGTTCTCAACGGCGGCGCGCACGCGGACAACAACGTCGATATTCAGGAATTCATGATCGTGCCTGT
This window of the Candidatus Nitrohelix vancouverensis genome carries:
- the hemL gene encoding glutamate-1-semialdehyde 2,1-aminomutase; protein product: MKRSQSEKLFEEAQRYMPGGVNSPVRAFKSVGGHPLFIQSAQGARITDADGNEFIDYVGSWGPLILGHAHPRIVEAITKQAKIGTSYGAPTTMEIDLAKKVVDCVPSIEMVRMVNSGTEAVMSALRLARGVTGRDFIVKFEGCYHGHGDSLLVKAGSGLASLGIPDSPGIVDDLAHKTLTLPYNDSDKVRELFDKRGDEIACLIVEPIAGNMGVVPPRPGFLQTLREVTQEHGALLIFDEVITGFRVGLGGAQELYGIQPDLTTLGKIIGGGLPVGAYGGSAKLMSNISPVGPVYQAGTLSGNPLAMVAGSAMLEALSEPGLYESLDAMAKTLCDGFQQHADRLGIPVQIQRVGSMFSMFFTDQEIVDFASVKTADADFFKKYFNALLEEGVAIAPSAFEAGFVNAAHTNEDIEKTLEAMGTALGRAMNK